The genomic stretch TACTTCTCGGAGAGCTTCGAATGGACTTCTAATCTTGCCTCCGGATCGAGGGGTTCATTAAGTGCTTTGGATAGAGCCTCCAGCACAAGTTCCTCTTCTGAGACTCCAGTTCTCTCAGCTTCCTCCTTCAGCTTCCTCTCGATCTTCTTAGGCAGTACGATCAAGGTTCCCTCCGAATTTAGCTGAGGGATGTCTTATAAAATTGCTGAGCCCTATTCAGCTTGAAAAATAAGAAACGTGAGTGCTAGTGAGAGCCAAGGCTCCTTCAAGAACCTTGGAGTCTATGAAATTGCGAGGAGATAATGTGAGTTCTTTGAACTAGTAAGGACAGCAGTTCATTGGAAAGCAATAGGCTCACTCGAATAAAGTATTTAAGCATAATAATCTCACATAGCTATTCCCCGATCCTAAGGCCCCCCTAGTCGTTTACGACATCACCTCGAATTACTATTTCCAGACCCACTCCGCCCCCTCTATAGCTTTCGCCGTAGAGGTAGCTCCTTATTGCTTCCCCGCTGCAGTGTAAGGGGTATATCTTCTCCACACCCATCTCCAGGAGCTGAGATACGACTCCCTGAACTTCTTGAGGCTTAGCTCCGGCCATATGGAACCCCCCTAGGACGATGTAGGGCCTCGCTCCTATATCCCTCGCGGCCTGCCTGACGATGTTCACGATACCGGGATGACTGCAGCCCACTACTATAATCAATCCTCTGCTCGTCTCTATGGCTAGGGCCTCCTCGATAGGAGGGCCGTAGAGCGGTTTAACTACGTATATCCCTCTGGATATCTCCAGAGTACTGTTAACTTGAACTGGCCTCAGGCCCAAGCTCCTAACGTACCTCTCGAGGCCCTCATCCGGTGGAATGTAAACGACGATCCCAGGCTCAATCGAGGCTAAGAGCTTCAATCCATTCGTGTGATCCCCATGCGAATGACTTATTACGACGAAATCCACCTTGCTCAGATCTACACCTAGCTCCTCAGCGTTAACCTTCAGGACAGCTGGTTCTGGCCCGGTATCGAAGAGCAATCTCATTCCATTAGCCTCAACGTAAACTGAGAGACCCCAGGCTGTCCTAAGTCCCTGCTTTTGAGGATTATTGTCCACGAGGACCACTAAGCGTGCGTTCTCAATGTATCTTTTCGAAATAGCGGGGACCCTAGATGTGCAAACGATTGAGAGGGCGATGACTCCCGCGAGTATTATCAGAGGGATGAGCCAACGCATATGGGAGGTTATAGTACACGCTAATAACTCTCCTCTCCTAAGTTGAGATAATTCCTAGATATTTGAAGGGGGTTTTGTTCTTTATGCGTGGGGATATTTACGGAACATCATGAGCCCGATGATATAAGTCTAGTATACACTCTCCACTAGTCCGCTCCCTATCTGCATCATGAGGGGCTCCTCTCACTACTCCTTATTGAAGATTCCCCTCTGAGTCTCCATAAACCCTTAGCAGGGTCCTCGATCACTATACCGAATTCACTAGCTAGTTGATCGCTTATTAATACTTCATCAGTATACTCCGAGATCACGATATATGTCTCAACGCTCCTCCCCTCGACTCCCCCTATGAGTAAGCTCGCATGAGCTCCTCCCACTCTGTGAACTCTCATAAATCCAGATGCCGTTTTATAAGTCTCGATGATAGTCCCTTCAGGTAATTTAGGCAATAATCCGAGCTTCTCAGCGACGCTCACCGGGACGAGGATTTCCGGGACATCGGTCTCATAACCAGTATTAACTAGAGCAATTAGATCTAGTAACGCATCCCGATACTTTATCCTGACCTTAACTCTGACTCCCATGAGATCCCATCCTCAGCGGTCTGATGTAACCTACTCTCTTCTTAACATAGAGTCTCAAAGGCTTGACGTACCAGACTTTAGTCAACGGAGCACACCAATTGGAGCCAGTGAGCTGGA from Candidatus Korarchaeum sp. encodes the following:
- a CDS encoding MBL fold metallo-hydrolase, with the protein product MRWLIPLIILAGVIALSIVCTSRVPAISKRYIENARLVVLVDNNPQKQGLRTAWGLSVYVEANGMRLLFDTGPEPAVLKVNAEELGVDLSKVDFVVISHSHGDHTNGLKLLASIEPGIVVYIPPDEGLERYVRSLGLRPVQVNSTLEISRGIYVVKPLYGPPIEEALAIETSRGLIIVVGCSHPGIVNIVRQAARDIGARPYIVLGGFHMAGAKPQEVQGVVSQLLEMGVEKIYPLHCSGEAIRSYLYGESYRGGGVGLEIVIRGDVVND